The Pontibacter sp. SGAir0037 DNA segment AAGCAGCGAAGTAAAAGATGCGTCCTGGGAAAGCGGTATAGAGTCTGTTGGTGATGCCCGCACGCCTATCTCTTATAAATATTTCATGACGGCCATTCTCTTCGTGCTTTTCGATGTGGAAATCATCTTCTTATACCCTTGGGCAGTAAACTTCCGCTCATTCGGTTTAGAAGGCTTTTTACAGATGGTTGTTTTCATGGGCTTACTGCTGGCAGGTTTCTTCTACGTGCTGAAAAAAGGTATTTTAAAGTGGGAATAGACCATTAAACTTTTACAAGTTCATTTGTGTTAAAACTGAGGGTACTAGCATCCCGCTTGTAAAATAAAACGATCTACAATGAGTGATTCAAATCAAGATATAAAAATGGTAGATGCTCCTGAGGGGCATTCCGGAGCTGGTTTTTTCGCCACTTCCTTTGAGAAAGTAATTGGTTTAGCACGTAAGAATTCGCTTTGGCCTTTGCCTTTTGCTACTTCTTGCTGTGGTATTGAGTATATGGCAACCATGGGGTCGCATTACGACATCTCCCGCTTCGGTTCAGAGAGGCCAAGCTTCTCCCCGCGCCAGGCAGATATTATGCTCGTAATGGGTACTATCGCTAAAAAGATGGGGCCAGTTGTGAAACAGGTATACGAGCAGATGGCAGAACCACGCTGGGTAGTAGCTGTAGGAGCCTGTGCTTCCTCAGGTGGCATTTTTGATACCTATTCCGTTTTACAAGGCATCGATCGTATTGTTCCTGTGGATGTGTACGTACCCGGATGCCCTCCACGCCCTGAGCAAATCTTAGACGGCTTG contains these protein-coding regions:
- a CDS encoding NADH-quinone oxidoreductase subunit B codes for the protein MSDSNQDIKMVDAPEGHSGAGFFATSFEKVIGLARKNSLWPLPFATSCCGIEYMATMGSHYDISRFGSERPSFSPRQADIMLVMGTIAKKMGPVVKQVYEQMAEPRWVVAVGACASSGGIFDTYSVLQGIDRIVPVDVYVPGCPPRPEQILDGLMRVQDLAANESLRRRNSPEYQALLASYNIK
- a CDS encoding NADH-quinone oxidoreductase subunit A, yielding METTVDQYLPSDYLPILIQFAAALGFVIFALVATHTLGPKRSSEVKDASWESGIESVGDARTPISYKYFMTAILFVLFDVEIIFLYPWAVNFRSFGLEGFLQMVVFMGLLLAGFFYVLKKGILKWE